Below is a window of Brassica napus cultivar Da-Ae chromosome A5, Da-Ae, whole genome shotgun sequence DNA.
CGTCGCGATCCGCGTCGAAGAACTCGAACGTCTCCTTCAGCTCGTCCGAGCCACCGCGAGACTGATCATCATCGACGCAGCGGCTGGCGAGCTCTTCCAGGCGAACCGTACCGTCTCCGTCGCAGTTCACCTCCTTGAGCATGACGTCGATCTCCTCCTCCGTCGGAGGATCGGGACCGAGGCGCGTGAGGAGCGACTCGAGGTCGTGCCTCGAGACGGCTCCGTCGTTGTCTCTGTCGATGAGCTTGAACGCCTGGAGGATCTCGACGTACGAGTAGGGAGAATGAACGGCTGAGACCTCCGGGAGGATGCTGGTGGGAGTGACGGAGCCTCCGGTGACGGCGGGGGAGTGATTATTACACTCGTCCGCGGCGCCGGAGGAGAAAGAGGAAGCGGTGGATTTAGAGACCGTTGAACGGTCTTTGGATCTGAACAAACGTTTTGGATTCAGTTTTGCGAATTTCATTGCGGGAaataaaagatttatttttgatGGGGAAAGTTTTTTTAAAGTGGAGAAGAAAGGAGAGACAGTGGCGAGGTTAAATGGGAGAGTGAAGTGTGTTGAGTTACCCATTGGGAGTTTCCTGGAAGTTTCCTAGTGATGATCTTTTTTATCGTGTTTCACAGttcatttctttttaaattttatttaatgtaacTGTACTTgcattataagtttataactgAAAAGGCTAGTAAAAAGGCGACTTTCTTTGAATACGTGCGACTTTTTTATTTGTTCCCTTTAGCTGCTTGTGTGTGTAATGTGTTTGTAGGATTTTTCGGATAAAAATCTGCAActgaatatgtatatattaaagtTCAGGAGATTAATAATTCTTAATCATATTGAAGTAATAATACTCATATACTGGTATACATAAATATGCTTtgtttagagatttttttttgtgatgaaACTGTTCAGCTCTTTACTATATACGTTCAAAAGATAAACTGTTGAACACTTGAGCTATTAtcatgtaaatatttttgtttatacttgacaaaaaaaaagttgttaaaacgaaaatgtatatttttaagtCTTTATTTCGAAACCAATAAGGTTTCAAAACCGTAATTTAAAAGCTTGCTGGGAATTTTAAATTGGATACTGGAAATAAATTATGCAGCTATAAATAGGATAAATGTAACTTTCTACAAGTTGATAAATGAATGGAAAAAATATTCGAGATATTGGGGTTTTCGTTAGAGTAAATATCGGTAAAGATAAGATAAGAACAAAGATTATCTACCTAacctaacaaacaaaaaagactaAACTTCAATGTCGATCTTGACAGGTTTGGAAAAGCAGACAAAAGTTTAGGGACATTCTTAATTGTAGTTTGAAGTTTGTCGTGTGTCGAcagaattttgtttgtttgttcaaTGGTTGTTTTAATAAATAGCTCTCTGCTTCTTCAAGAACAATGTAATGAAGTAATTTAACCAGGATAACTCTCAGTTAGTAATTAATACACGGTTAGTAAACTTATGAAGTGGTTATATTGATGTGATAATGCGAAAGAGTCCAACACATATATAGAACATTATGGTATTATTAACAAACTATGAGGAGAAATCAAGGGCATTTTGGTCCACCAAGCTTAGTCTTCCAGTTGTTGTAGCAAGGACAGACTTGCTTGTTGCCATACGTACCTGGAGGAACACACAAGCACTTGGTACAACATTTGTTGCAGAAGAACAAACATGGCTCCTTGTATTTTGTATTCGAGCATCTATGTCCACACCGTGGCCCACACTCTATAGTATAGTTAATGGGATTAAATTTTGCATTCACCACAGATAAATTAGACTAATTATTGGTGTACCTCGGAGCTGAAGACTGCCTTCCGTAGTACCGTTCTGACAAAATTAACAAGAAGACTCAATGCATGTCAGAAAGGGTTTTGTGGATTTCATGAAAGTCGTTTTTCTATGAGAAGCTCACTTGAGAGCTATTGTGATGCGGTTGAGACTGCGGTGGATGTGGTTGTGGAGCAGGAGACTTATTAGAGTGTATTGGCTGTGAAATTCAGGACGGATCAAATAAAGTTGGATGAAAGTGAAGAATCGAGAAAAGTATTTACATAGTTCATAAATAGAAAGAGCGTTTGTGAACATTACTTACATGCATTTGGACAGACATAAGAAGGTGTAACATAACAATGGAGAAAACAATGAGGTTAAGTTTGGTTGCCATTTTTAAAGAACCGGAATGATTCTATTGAAGCTCAAGTAGATGGTTTCTTTTGCAAGCTAAGCTAGATGTATATAGTCCATGAAATTGTGATAACAAACGAAAACGAAACGTATCACAGGTGTATCGTTGCTGCTTTAAGCCCTATCTCTTTCTCGTGACTCCAAAGTTTATTTTCCCCatttaagttaaaaaattaCTTTGTATTTTTGTGGTTTGTTTCTAAAGTTTTTGGAAACGAATTTCATCAAGAACGACACACACACATGGCTATAAAATTTTGGGATTCCAAAGTTGGTTTACTCTTCGGCCATCCCGTGATCTAATTGTGTTTGCATGCATAGCCAGTGCATGTGGTGAGTGGTGACAATAGCGTCAGTTAGAACTTAGAACATTTTTTCGTCAAAGGTGTGAGTTCAGAAAGCTTAGAACGCATCGACCTATCTCTGAAAACCTAACAAACTATAATCTATTTACATTCATTTAATGCCTCCACTTCCCTTGACCATAAACTGGCTACGAAACTGCGCCGAAACCCTTCACTGAAACTAGAAGTAAAGTCAAAGCTGTAATTTTATTATCcattccaaaaacaaaaatcaaagtcttgtttttttttctttcacactCTTCAGGATAGAACATTAACTACTCTGCTTTTAGTGTTTTGTGCTATAGGTTTTTGGTCACATAATTGCTAAATCTTGTTGGAGATGTACTCGCAGCATCCACATGGGTGGGTCTTTCAAAGAGTCTCTcactaacaaaaataaatagaaataagaaaatagggcatattaaaaaaaatataagaaaaatagagaaagTGAAGAGAGTGTCATACCTTATTCTAATCGTTCAGAGGGCGATCGCGGAGTCAGTGAAGCAGTCTTCCGTTTCTTTCGGAAGTGCTGACCCGCAGCGAGGCAGAGATGACTAAGTGACGTATGGAATATGGCGACAACAACAGCATGCCGAAGGCGCTAAAGCTCTCTTTATAAAGAGAAGGTTTTATATCAACAATGCTTTTTATCTTTTAGAGCATAAGTTGAAATGACCTTCTGTTAACCGCCACTTCTTAGATCCGTTTTCGACCTTACTATGTTTCTATGATGGGTCAAGAACACGCTTAAACATGTTTATTCTGTTCTTGCACTTTCCAGGGAATTAACACGATGAAAAGCTACATTAAGACACAGACGTCCACTGAAACTACCAAAAACAAATGATGAGAAACATAAAGTGGTAATTTGTGTGTATATAACAATGATTTCCCAAAATAAATCTGAGATCAAAAGTAAAAAGGGTTCAGATTGAAGAATGTTaacaaaagaaacatataaCTTGATTAATAAACCCGAGATGACGACTACTATGCATGGGAAATCAGGTTCATAGAAAGCTGCAAAAGCAAAACCTGGCTTTACATTCATACAACATGACTACATATTGTATTTGTGCCTTTACTTGATAATAGTGACACCTCCATTACAGTGGAACACGAGAAACGTGGCGTCAACTAACAAAAACATCAAGCTTATGACGCAACATACATACCTTAAAATAGACGGGGTCTGGTGCAAGTTATGTACCTGATATAAAATAGGgatttttgccaaaactaacccacaacttgattttaatcccaaatctatactcaaacttgaatcaaatgcaaaactaacctaaaagcctagtgaaattacagctcagccccttgtgaccaaacaaaaaaacaaaagccatttttacgaatatagccccagtaaatcgtctgagtcgtctgagatgttggaagtcgtctgagatgttggaagtcgtctggacgactgaagtgtaagtcgtctggtaccagtttattttaaataatttataaatcttgtaaaaaaatattttgatgcgtaaaaaataaaaatcaagtaattataaatagttttaactgatataaattaagatatgataaaattgatttgttttgaagatagatgagtggaagtagtgaatcatgaaatactttagtttaggagtttggcaaacatatgttgtagtattgtatgtattgttagggttagattttggaaaactaaaatgtttttttcaaaaattagttttcacctatatgtgtttatttctgtgtatagtaaacacttttcaagtttgatttggttttatgaagtgtttaattagataattaagtttaggggttatgtttagggtgtggacgacttatatttcagtcgtctgttgaataatttacccggacgacgtatatttcagtcgtctttggaaagtcttctattttagtttcccgctaaaaaatattaaatttcccgctaaaaatattaaactcttctggacgacttacatgtaagtcgtatgttttaatttcttcaccagacgactgaaatgtaagtcgtccaggaagtcgtctgagtcaaaaatatttaatctaattggattttttgtctccctatataaaaaaaaatttacacattctctctcctcctctcaaatggctgcaacaaaaatgtaatgttcatcattctaaaactctcaaacctctctctaatctctttgacttgaaaacacc
It encodes the following:
- the LOC106407461 gene encoding probable calcium-binding protein CML36, which codes for MGNSTHFTLPFNLATVSPFFSTLKKLSPSKINLLFPAMKFAKLNPKRLFRSKDRSTVSKSTASSFSSGAADECNNHSPAVTGGSVTPTSILPEVSAVHSPYSYVEILQAFKLIDRDNDGAVSRHDLESLLTRLGPDPPTEEEIDVMLKEVNCDGDGTVRLEELASRCVDDDQSRGGSDELKETFEFFDADRDGKISAEELLRVFSAIGDERCTLEECERMIAAVDDDGNGFVCFTEFSRMMDLQR
- the LOC125609094 gene encoding gibberellin-regulated protein 13-like translates to MATKLNLIVFSIVMLHLLMSVQMHPIHSNKSPAPQPHPPQSQPHHNSSQNGTTEGSLQLRECGPRCGHRCSNTKYKEPCLFFCNKCCTKCLCVPPGTYGNKQVCPCYNNWKTKLGGPKCP